In Clostridium sp. DL-VIII, the following proteins share a genomic window:
- a CDS encoding peroxiredoxin — protein MENTILKEGLKAPDFTLIGSDKKEHKLSDYLTKKIILYFYPKDNTPGCSQEAQDFKDAIEEFNSKNTVILGISRDSLKSHDKFIAKYDLPFILLSDEDETVCNLYGVLKEKNMFGKKSIGVERSTFLINEDGIITKVYRKVKVPGHVENLKCSL, from the coding sequence ATGGAAAATACAATTTTAAAAGAAGGATTAAAAGCTCCAGATTTCACTTTAATTGGATCTGATAAAAAAGAACATAAATTAAGCGACTATTTAACAAAAAAAATAATATTATATTTTTATCCTAAAGATAATACACCAGGCTGCTCTCAAGAGGCTCAGGATTTCAAAGATGCAATAGAGGAATTTAATTCTAAAAATACTGTCATTTTAGGCATAAGTAGAGATTCACTTAAATCTCATGATAAATTTATAGCAAAATATGATTTACCTTTTATTTTATTATCAGATGAAGATGAAACAGTTTGCAATTTATACGGAGTGCTAAAAGAAAAAAATATGTTTGGGAAGAAATCTATTGGAGTTGAAAGAAGTACTTTTTTAATAAATGAGGACGGTATAATTACTAAAGTTTATAGAAAAGTAAAAGTTCCTGGACATGTTGAAAACTTGAAATGCTCACTATAA
- a CDS encoding M15 family metallopeptidase, with translation MKKLIIILLLICVAIMGVHLIYDKTVDGTVYNNTDVKSNDYLILVNRTHILNSDYTPANLIKPNVRFVSSSADEERMMQGNAAKALEELFKAAGKENINLYGVSAYRSYESQKQVYEQRIKKVGKKQADEYVAQPGTSEHQTGFAIDVTNEQGAENKLKIDFGETKEGKWLKSHAQDYGFIMRYPKEKENITGYNYESWHIRYVGVSIAKIIYSKQIVLEEYLKSR, from the coding sequence GTGAAAAAATTAATAATAATCCTATTGCTAATCTGCGTAGCAATAATGGGAGTTCATCTTATTTATGATAAAACAGTAGATGGCACAGTATATAATAATACTGATGTAAAATCCAATGACTATTTAATTTTAGTAAATAGAACTCATATATTAAATAGCGATTATACACCTGCAAACTTGATAAAACCTAACGTTAGATTTGTATCTAGTTCAGCAGATGAGGAGAGGATGATGCAGGGAAATGCTGCTAAAGCATTAGAAGAATTATTTAAGGCTGCTGGTAAGGAAAATATAAATTTATATGGTGTATCAGCCTATAGGTCTTATGAATCACAAAAACAAGTTTATGAGCAAAGAATAAAGAAAGTTGGAAAAAAGCAGGCAGATGAATATGTGGCACAACCAGGTACAAGTGAACATCAAACTGGATTTGCAATTGATGTAACGAATGAGCAAGGTGCAGAAAACAAGCTTAAAATAGATTTTGGAGAAACTAAAGAAGGTAAATGGTTAAAATCTCATGCTCAAGATTATGGCTTTATTATGAGATATCCTAAAGAAAAAGAAAATATAACCGGATATAATTATGAATCTTGGCATATAAGGTATGTAGGAGTAAGTATAGCAAAAATAATATATAGTAAACAAATAGTGTTGGAAGAATATCTAAAAAGTAGATAA
- a CDS encoding DUF4367 domain-containing protein → MKHYGTYEIKGNFIEGIDEEFKDLAVGLSKIDFSKESNKDFIFNTTIKKISNKRNNNVNKIKKTGIAVASLLIISTILAQTTFAKEVVDNIIKTISLGHFSAIQYNDSKEEEYILPNSLKGKIFDKNGNVLEKITKDIDGIYTKDGEKIATWNAADGSVTTEKQAKEEKEKAKENTLTVIDSSKVNGYTHFEVKLPSYLPDGYKFEKAEFYKDSDEYATLYFKNKETGKEIYMQQRFACEDTKATLATDGDIENIKINGVDAILEDEHNIDWEVNNVVYFLNSGKDLSKDETIKIAESIK, encoded by the coding sequence GTGAAACATTATGGAACTTATGAAATTAAAGGAAATTTTATAGAAGGTATAGATGAGGAATTTAAGGATTTAGCCGTAGGTTTGAGTAAAATAGATTTTAGCAAGGAAAGCAATAAAGATTTTATATTTAATACAACTATAAAAAAAATTAGTAATAAGAGAAATAATAATGTTAATAAAATAAAGAAAACAGGTATAGCAGTTGCATCATTACTAATTATATCAACAATATTAGCTCAAACAACCTTTGCGAAAGAAGTGGTGGATAATATTATTAAGACTATATCTTTAGGTCACTTTTCAGCAATACAATATAATGATAGTAAGGAGGAAGAGTATATTCTACCTAATAGTCTCAAAGGAAAGATTTTTGATAAGAATGGAAATGTCCTTGAAAAGATCACAAAAGATATTGATGGGATATACACAAAAGACGGGGAGAAAATTGCTACATGGAATGCTGCTGATGGCAGTGTGACTACAGAAAAACAAGCAAAAGAGGAGAAAGAAAAAGCTAAAGAAAATACATTAACTGTTATAGATAGCAGTAAAGTAAATGGCTATACTCACTTTGAGGTTAAGCTGCCTTCGTATTTACCAGATGGATATAAATTTGAAAAAGCAGAATTCTATAAGGACAGTGATGAATATGCAACCTTGTATTTTAAAAATAAAGAAACAGGGAAAGAGATTTATATGCAGCAAAGATTTGCATGTGAAGATACAAAAGCAACACTTGCAACTGATGGTGATATAGAAAATATTAAAATTAATGGTGTAGATGCTATCTTAGAAGATGAACATAATATTGATTGGGAAGTGAATAATGTAGTATATTTTCTAAACAGCGGGAAGGACTTAAGTAAAGATGAAACTATAAAAATTGCAGAATCAATAAAATAA
- a CDS encoding sigma-70 family RNA polymerase sigma factor: protein MNPVTTINFLQKEKNIYNSMNEKEGFAEIFELYYKRLYNYTYYRVNSHEAAEDITIQVFEKVMIKFHTYINEKSKFEVWIFTIARNTINDYFRKQKRHKIISIDNIINLISRDKGPEDLMLKRERNNNLMDALSILDAKERNIVAYKFGANLKNVEIAKILKISESNVGVKLHRIMKKLKSEMEKEGK from the coding sequence GTGAATCCAGTTACAACAATTAACTTTTTGCAAAAAGAAAAAAATATATATAACAGCATGAATGAAAAAGAAGGGTTTGCAGAGATTTTTGAACTTTATTATAAAAGACTGTATAACTACACTTACTATAGAGTTAATTCTCACGAGGCGGCAGAAGACATAACAATTCAAGTATTTGAAAAGGTAATGATAAAGTTTCATACTTATATAAACGAAAAATCAAAATTTGAAGTTTGGATATTTACTATTGCTAGAAATACTATAAATGATTATTTTAGAAAACAAAAGAGGCATAAAATTATATCTATTGATAATATTATTAACTTAATATCAAGAGATAAAGGACCAGAAGACTTAATGCTTAAAAGAGAAAGGAATAATAACTTGATGGATGCTTTAAGTATTTTAGATGCTAAGGAACGTAATATTGTTGCATATAAATTTGGTGCGAATCTAAAGAATGTTGAAATTGCAAAAATATTAAAAATAAGTGAAAGCAATGTAGGAGTAAAGCTCCATCGAATCATGAAAAAGCTAAAGAGTGAAATGGAAAAGGAGGGTAAATAA
- a CDS encoding aldo/keto reductase, translating to MKNINLGKCGIEASEIGLGCMRMAGIEKGEAEKVIKTSLNEGINFFDHADIYGGGKSEEVFSEAIDMNSSIREKMIIQTKCSIVPGVMYDFSKDHILNSVDGSLKRLKTDYVDILLLHRPDTLMEPEEVAEAFSKLHNTGKVKYFGVSNHTPMQIELLNKYLDNKIIINQLQFSIMHTGMIDSGLNMNIKNDASIDMDGGVLEYCRLKDVTIQAWSPYQYGFFEGVFLDNDKFPELNKKINEIAEKKGVTNTAIATAWILRHPAKIQTIAGSMNSNRIKEICKASNITLTRQEWYEIYLAAGNKLP from the coding sequence ATGAAAAATATAAACCTTGGAAAATGTGGAATTGAGGCTTCAGAAATTGGACTTGGATGCATGAGAATGGCTGGCATTGAAAAAGGAGAGGCAGAAAAAGTAATTAAAACATCTTTAAATGAAGGAATTAACTTTTTTGACCATGCAGATATATATGGAGGCGGAAAATCAGAAGAAGTTTTTTCAGAAGCAATTGATATGAATTCATCAATTAGAGAGAAAATGATTATTCAAACTAAATGCTCTATAGTTCCTGGTGTAATGTATGACTTTTCAAAAGATCATATTTTGAATTCTGTAGATGGAAGTTTAAAAAGATTAAAAACAGATTATGTAGATATATTATTGCTTCACCGTCCAGATACACTTATGGAACCCGAAGAAGTTGCAGAAGCTTTTTCAAAATTACACAATACTGGAAAGGTAAAATATTTTGGGGTTAGCAATCATACTCCAATGCAAATAGAACTGCTTAATAAATATTTAGATAATAAGATAATTATTAATCAGCTGCAATTTAGTATAATGCACACTGGAATGATAGATTCAGGATTAAATATGAATATAAAAAATGATGCTTCAATAGATATGGATGGAGGAGTACTAGAATATTGCCGTCTTAAAGATGTAACTATTCAAGCTTGGTCTCCATATCAATATGGATTTTTTGAAGGTGTATTTTTAGATAATGATAAATTCCCAGAGTTAAATAAGAAGATTAATGAAATTGCAGAAAAAAAGGGAGTAACTAATACTGCAATAGCAACTGCGTGGATACTAAGACATCCAGCAAAAATACAAACCATTGCGGGTTCAATGAATTCTAATCGTATTAAAGAAATATGTAAGGCATCAAATATAACTTTGACAAGACAAGAATGGTATGAAATTTATTTAGCAGCAGGAAATAAACTACCATAA
- a CDS encoding MurR/RpiR family transcriptional regulator, with amino-acid sequence MKKVEKSVLDKILSVYNELYEAEKKIADYVINQKEEVIEMTVSELAAQSNVSEATIVRFCKKCGMKGFYDLKINIAKDMVKLKDSTVSNKLDSNNIAQSLQNILANKIEELKQTISMMDEKEIKKILDIIKNARIVQFAAVGNTIPVAMDGTYKFNQLGICSVTNTIWETQLAFTYTLTKDDVVIAISNSGSSKKLVTLLEIANERGATTISITNHENSPVANESKYHINTSTREKLFLDEFSFSRVSAMVVVEVLYLLLTQDKKDSYNWISQHEQSIADAKV; translated from the coding sequence GTGAAAAAAGTAGAAAAAAGTGTATTAGATAAAATTCTATCTGTTTATAATGAGCTATATGAAGCGGAAAAGAAGATTGCAGATTATGTTATAAACCAAAAGGAAGAAGTAATTGAGATGACAGTTTCAGAATTAGCAGCTCAAAGTAACGTTAGTGAAGCCACCATAGTTAGATTTTGCAAGAAATGTGGCATGAAAGGTTTTTATGATTTAAAGATAAATATAGCTAAAGATATGGTGAAATTAAAAGATAGCACTGTGTCTAATAAATTAGACTCTAATAATATAGCGCAATCTCTTCAAAACATCTTAGCTAATAAGATTGAAGAGTTAAAACAAACTATTTCAATGATGGATGAAAAGGAAATTAAAAAAATACTGGATATTATTAAAAATGCAAGAATTGTTCAATTTGCAGCAGTGGGAAATACAATACCTGTTGCAATGGATGGAACATATAAATTCAATCAACTAGGAATATGTTCTGTAACTAATACAATATGGGAAACCCAGCTTGCGTTTACATATACCCTGACAAAAGATGATGTAGTTATAGCAATATCAAATTCGGGATCATCAAAAAAACTTGTGACTTTATTGGAGATTGCAAATGAAAGAGGAGCAACAACCATATCCATTACAAATCATGAGAATTCTCCAGTAGCTAATGAAAGCAAGTATCATATAAATACATCTACTAGAGAAAAATTATTTTTAGATGAATTTAGCTTTTCAAGAGTATCTGCAATGGTTGTAGTAGAAGTTTTATATTTACTCTTAACTCAAGATAAAAAAGATTCATATAATTGGATTAGTCAACATGAACAATCTATAGCAGATGCTAAAGTATAA
- a CDS encoding Gfo/Idh/MocA family oxidoreductase: protein MSKVNWAILGPGAIAADFVKAINEVNGKTYAVGARNTQKAKDFADKYGIEKVYGNYDEMLKDDKIDVVYIATPHCNHYEYIMKSLQNNKNVLCEKAITVNGNQLNEIVNLAEQKNLIVAEAMTIYHMPLYRKLRKLVDDGKLGKIKMIQVNFGSLKEYDVTNRFFSPDLAGGALLDIGTYALSFTRFFLSSKPEEILTTVKKFETGVDEQSGIILKNPDDEMAVISLTMRAKQPKRGIVCGELGYITVENFPRADKATFTYPDGRIETIEEGDMSKALIYEVENMNNYIINKNKNGTLELSIDVMNIMDEIRKQWDLKYPFE from the coding sequence ATGAGTAAAGTGAATTGGGCAATATTGGGCCCTGGAGCAATTGCAGCAGATTTTGTAAAAGCTATTAACGAAGTTAATGGAAAGACATATGCAGTAGGAGCAAGAAATACTCAAAAAGCAAAAGATTTTGCAGATAAATATGGTATTGAAAAAGTCTATGGAAATTATGATGAAATGTTAAAAGATGATAAAATTGACGTTGTTTATATAGCAACACCTCACTGTAATCATTATGAATATATAATGAAGAGCTTACAAAATAATAAAAATGTGCTTTGTGAGAAAGCGATTACTGTAAATGGTAATCAATTAAATGAAATTGTAAATTTGGCAGAGCAAAAAAATTTAATTGTCGCAGAGGCAATGACAATCTATCATATGCCCTTATATAGAAAATTACGTAAGCTTGTTGATGATGGAAAGCTTGGAAAGATAAAAATGATACAAGTTAACTTTGGAAGTCTTAAGGAGTATGATGTTACAAATAGATTTTTTAGTCCGGATTTAGCAGGTGGAGCACTTTTAGATATAGGAACATATGCTTTATCTTTCACAAGGTTCTTCCTTTCAAGTAAGCCGGAGGAAATCTTAACAACAGTTAAAAAGTTTGAAACAGGAGTTGATGAACAGTCAGGGATAATACTTAAAAATCCTGATGATGAAATGGCTGTAATTTCATTAACTATGAGAGCTAAACAACCTAAAAGAGGAATAGTGTGTGGTGAACTCGGATATATAACTGTTGAAAATTTCCCTAGAGCAGATAAGGCTACCTTCACTTACCCTGATGGAAGGATTGAAACTATAGAAGAAGGCGATATGTCAAAAGCACTAATTTATGAAGTAGAAAATATGAACAATTATATTATTAATAAAAATAAAAATGGTACTTTAGAATTATCCATTGATGTTATGAATATAATGGATGAAATAAGAAAGCAATGGGATTTGAAATATCCTTTTGAGTAG
- the rpiA gene encoding ribose 5-phosphate isomerase A has translation MNDNDLKRICAKEAMKYIKNGMTVGLGGGRSIAYLVEYIKADKDLKLKIVTPSVKTKMLCIENGLEVLHTSFVEKIDVAFDGCDQVDENLNAMKSGGGIHTNEKLIASMADDYILLVDEKKVEKMLTFKSPVVIEILKDSLKYVERKVLELGGKPEIRSSDIKDGFTISDNGNLLMNVSFKNISDIKKLNDELINICGVIETSLFINVITKAIIASENSIRVISKN, from the coding sequence ATGAATGATAACGATTTAAAAAGAATCTGTGCAAAAGAAGCAATGAAATATATAAAAAATGGTATGACGGTAGGACTTGGAGGAGGCAGAAGCATTGCCTATTTAGTAGAGTATATTAAGGCTGATAAGGATCTTAAGCTTAAAATAGTTACGCCTTCTGTAAAAACAAAAATGCTTTGCATAGAAAATGGCTTAGAAGTTCTTCATACGTCTTTTGTGGAAAAGATAGATGTTGCATTTGATGGCTGTGACCAAGTTGATGAAAATTTAAATGCAATGAAAAGTGGCGGTGGAATTCACACAAATGAAAAGTTAATTGCCAGCATGGCAGATGATTATATTCTTCTTGTGGATGAAAAAAAAGTTGAGAAAATGCTAACATTTAAATCACCTGTTGTTATAGAAATATTGAAGGATTCTTTGAAATATGTTGAAAGAAAAGTATTAGAATTAGGTGGAAAACCAGAGATTAGAAGCAGTGATATAAAAGATGGCTTTACAATAAGTGATAATGGTAATTTATTAATGAATGTATCTTTCAAAAATATAAGTGACATAAAAAAGCTTAATGATGAATTAATAAATATATGTGGAGTTATTGAAACATCTCTATTTATTAATGTTATTACTAAAGCAATAATTGCAAGCGAAAATAGTATAAGAGTGATTTCTAAAAATTAA
- a CDS encoding ECF transporter S component, translated as MEMNKGKSKFKTKDMVQTALLTALVFVATAFINVRLPIVASGGLVHLGTVMLLIAAIVFGKEKGAIAGAVGMAIFDLSSGWALWAPFTFIIRGIMGYMIGTITWSKNKDGNNIVTNIIAGILSGIWMIVGYYITEVILYGNWLSPMASIPGNIAQIVLALIIGTPIAKILKKYVRYL; from the coding sequence ATGGAAATGAACAAAGGAAAAAGTAAATTTAAAACAAAAGATATGGTGCAGACGGCATTATTAACAGCACTAGTATTTGTAGCAACTGCATTTATAAATGTAAGGTTACCAATCGTAGCCAGCGGTGGATTAGTTCATTTAGGAACTGTAATGTTACTTATTGCAGCAATTGTTTTTGGAAAAGAAAAAGGTGCTATAGCAGGTGCAGTGGGAATGGCAATATTTGATTTATCTTCAGGCTGGGCACTTTGGGCGCCATTTACTTTTATTATAAGAGGAATTATGGGATATATGATTGGAACTATTACTTGGAGTAAAAATAAAGATGGAAATAATATTGTAACAAATATTATTGCGGGAATTTTATCAGGTATCTGGATGATAGTTGGATATTATATTACTGAAGTAATTCTTTATGGAAATTGGCTATCACCAATGGCATCAATACCAGGAAATATAGCACAAATTGTTTTAGCATTAATAATAGGCACACCAATTGCTAAGATCCTTAAAAAATACGTGAGATATTTATAA
- a CDS encoding alanine--glyoxylate aminotransferase family protein: MNNKFVYAPGPTSVRENVRFERAKITTNPDVDEEFVEFYKNTCDKIGKIINTKNPVYILSGEGILGLEAACASLTESGDRVLVLDNGIYGRGFMEFVEIYGGEGVYFSDDYSKAIDIEKLKGFLEQDHNFKYATIVHCDTPTGVLNDLSKICRLLNEYGILTVVDSVSAMGGEEIRVDDWKIDIALGGSQKAFSAPAGLTMVSISERAKAAMKNRKTPIVGFYCNLNIWENYYKDKWFPYTMPISDIMGLSKAADNILEEGIQNVLNRHEKIADATRKSVKEYGLELFLDDGYSNTVTAVKIPESIGALKLKQYMLEKYNTLIITSLKPYDNEILRIGHMGENAHEEKIVYALNVIDKGLKELGFKSDKGLVGLFNKYLDK; encoded by the coding sequence ATGAATAACAAATTTGTTTATGCTCCTGGTCCTACAAGTGTGAGAGAAAATGTAAGATTTGAAAGAGCTAAAATAACCACAAATCCAGACGTTGATGAAGAGTTTGTGGAGTTTTATAAAAATACTTGTGACAAAATTGGAAAGATAATAAATACAAAGAATCCTGTTTATATATTAAGTGGGGAAGGAATTTTAGGGTTAGAAGCAGCATGTGCATCTCTTACTGAATCTGGAGATAGGGTGCTTGTTTTAGATAATGGAATTTATGGAAGAGGTTTTATGGAATTTGTTGAAATCTATGGAGGAGAAGGGGTATATTTTTCAGATGATTACAGCAAAGCTATAGATATAGAAAAATTAAAAGGATTTTTAGAACAGGACCATAATTTTAAATATGCTACAATAGTTCATTGTGACACACCAACAGGCGTTTTAAATGATTTATCCAAGATATGCAGATTGTTAAATGAGTATGGAATTTTAACAGTTGTTGATTCTGTTTCTGCAATGGGTGGTGAAGAAATAAGAGTTGATGATTGGAAAATTGATATTGCTCTTGGTGGATCTCAAAAGGCATTTTCAGCTCCAGCTGGATTAACAATGGTTAGCATTAGTGAAAGAGCTAAGGCAGCAATGAAAAATAGAAAAACTCCTATAGTAGGTTTTTATTGCAATTTAAATATTTGGGAAAATTATTATAAGGATAAATGGTTCCCATATACAATGCCAATAAGTGATATTATGGGATTGAGTAAAGCAGCAGATAATATCTTAGAAGAAGGTATTCAAAATGTCCTTAACAGGCATGAAAAGATAGCTGATGCAACAAGAAAATCCGTGAAAGAATATGGACTTGAACTATTTTTAGATGATGGATATTCTAATACTGTTACAGCAGTTAAAATACCAGAGAGCATAGGTGCTCTAAAGCTTAAACAGTATATGTTAGAAAAATACAATACGTTAATCATAACATCCTTAAAGCCATATGATAATGAAATTTTAAGAATAGGACATATGGGGGAAAATGCACATGAAGAAAAAATAGTTTATGCATTAAATGTTATTGATAAAGGATTGAAGGAGTTAGGTTTTAAAAGTGATAAAGGATTAGTTGGATTATTTAATAAATATTTAGATAAATAA
- a CDS encoding L,D-transpeptidase family protein, which produces MRSRLNKMFIRLTYFTCILCIMGFISCINSVGVFAKDVQENEVSNEKYTLILEERDGIKEQINGEDIKLKNDADNTKGVSFDSNLLKSYIDKLSCFDTSKIVEPQNARLIYDNNNYVISKEVLGNKVNKDILYNSIVKAIENKETTIDLEAKSCYENPTRFETSPEIINARDTANKYLSSCITYKFAGLTWVLDGTTIKDWISLDANFQIVLDESKVKDYVDALANTYTTELGNNIAVSGGYDGNNHGWIIDSSQETSALIDNIKSGQTITKNPIYAQTSAASYFSNVGATYVEIDMTKQHLWFYKDGYLVVEGDVVTGNESNGNATPAGVYKLYSKLQDTVLRGEDYASPVSFWMPFNRNIGLHDANWRVEFGGEIYKTSGSHGCVNLPYDVAKTIYYNINVGTPVICYYS; this is translated from the coding sequence ATGAGAAGCAGATTAAATAAGATGTTTATAAGATTAACGTATTTTACTTGCATCTTATGTATTATGGGGTTCATTTCATGCATCAATTCAGTAGGTGTTTTTGCAAAAGATGTACAAGAAAATGAGGTATCGAATGAAAAATATACATTAATATTGGAAGAGAGAGATGGAATTAAAGAACAGATTAATGGAGAAGATATTAAATTAAAGAATGACGCAGATAATACTAAGGGAGTTTCTTTTGACTCAAATTTATTAAAGAGTTATATAGATAAACTATCTTGTTTTGATACTAGTAAAATAGTCGAACCTCAAAATGCAAGATTAATATATGATAATAATAACTATGTAATCTCAAAAGAAGTTCTTGGAAATAAAGTTAATAAGGATATATTGTATAATAGCATAGTTAAGGCAATTGAAAATAAAGAGACAACAATAGATTTAGAAGCGAAGAGCTGTTATGAAAATCCTACACGTTTTGAAACTTCACCAGAGATTATTAATGCTAGGGATACAGCTAATAAATATTTATCTTCATGTATAACTTATAAATTTGCTGGATTAACATGGGTTTTAGATGGGACTACTATAAAGGATTGGATTAGTTTAGATGCAAATTTTCAAATTGTACTCGATGAATCAAAAGTGAAGGATTATGTGGATGCTTTAGCTAATACTTATACTACAGAGCTAGGAAATAATATAGCGGTTAGTGGTGGATATGATGGTAATAATCATGGCTGGATAATTGATAGTTCACAGGAAACTTCAGCATTGATTGATAATATAAAAAGTGGACAAACCATTACGAAGAATCCTATATATGCGCAGACATCAGCAGCAAGCTATTTTAGCAATGTAGGAGCTACTTACGTGGAGATTGATATGACAAAACAGCATTTATGGTTCTATAAGGATGGCTATCTTGTTGTGGAAGGTGATGTTGTTACAGGAAATGAAAGTAATGGTAATGCAACACCAGCAGGAGTATATAAACTATATTCTAAGTTACAGGATACTGTACTAAGAGGTGAGGATTATGCTTCACCAGTTAGTTTTTGGATGCCTTTCAATAGAAATATAGGTCTTCATGATGCGAATTGGAGAGTAGAATTTGGCGGGGAAATTTATAAGACTAGTGGCTCTCATGGATGTGTGAACCTACCATATGACGTAGCAAAGACTATATATTATAATATTAATGTAGGTACTCCTGTTATTTGCTATTACTCTTAG
- a CDS encoding chemotaxis protein: MNNNILLESGTGELEIIEFIVNGNHYAINVVKVKEVIEMPGNLTKLPDPKPEIAGLILCRNEILTLIDLKYILTKQITKKLGNKVIVCEFNKIKVSFNIDDIVGVHRIKWSEIRKPDDLSENSLAVGNILLGEKVILMLDFEKIVTDIAPSVGISEDRIVKVDYKDRSGVKLILADDSALIRKLLKDTLTKAGFRNLKIFDDGKQALEFLKGVAEEKGDNFTSEAQLLITDIEMPQMDGLTLTRKVKEDEKLRKLPVIIFSSLITAELKHKGESVKADAQLSKPEVGELVDTIDKLLDM; encoded by the coding sequence ATGAATAATAACATATTATTAGAATCAGGCACTGGAGAATTAGAAATAATTGAATTTATTGTAAATGGAAATCATTATGCAATTAATGTGGTAAAGGTCAAAGAAGTTATAGAGATGCCAGGAAATTTAACTAAGTTACCGGATCCTAAGCCTGAGATAGCTGGATTAATATTATGTAGAAATGAAATTCTTACATTAATTGATTTAAAATATATTTTAACAAAACAAATAACTAAAAAGCTTGGTAATAAAGTCATAGTTTGCGAATTTAATAAAATTAAAGTTTCATTCAATATTGATGATATAGTAGGAGTTCATCGTATTAAATGGAGTGAAATTAGAAAACCTGATGATTTATCAGAGAATTCACTAGCTGTTGGGAATATACTTTTAGGTGAAAAAGTAATACTTATGCTTGACTTTGAAAAAATAGTTACAGATATTGCTCCAAGCGTTGGTATAAGTGAAGATAGAATTGTAAAAGTCGATTATAAGGATAGATCTGGAGTGAAATTAATTTTAGCCGATGATTCAGCTTTAATTAGAAAACTTTTAAAAGATACTCTTACAAAAGCAGGATTTAGAAATTTGAAAATTTTTGATGATGGTAAGCAAGCATTAGAGTTTCTTAAAGGGGTGGCAGAAGAAAAAGGAGATAATTTTACTAGTGAAGCGCAATTGCTTATTACAGATATAGAAATGCCACAAATGGATGGTCTTACACTTACAAGAAAAGTAAAAGAAGATGAAAAATTAAGAAAATTACCTGTTATAATATTCTCATCATTAATCACAGCGGAATTAAAACATAAAGGAGAATCAGTTAAAGCTGATGCGCAATTGAGTAAGCCAGAAGTAGGTGAGCTTGTTGATACAATAGATAAGCTTCTAGATATGTAA